In the Glycine max cultivar Williams 82 chromosome 19, Glycine_max_v4.0, whole genome shotgun sequence genome, tttttatagttattatttttgctaaaaaaataatttcgaGTGTTTATTAATGTCAACCCTATTTTTAGGTCGATTGGAAATTTGGAATAGAGAGGAAAAAAAGATAGAGAACCAAAGtgataaatataatagaaaagaaagaaaagattaaaaaggtATGAAATAAAACTcacttgaaataaaaaaaatgattataatttttcatactaGCTTCCTTTATTATCACCAATTTAGAGAATGTATTACACGCTTGCTCCCAGCTTGTTGATCTGGAAAGTAAGGATATCCTTGTTTTTAAATTAGAGAATGTATTACACGATGGATCTATTTGTTATTCCAAATGCATGTCGccccaatttttatttttaaattataaattataaaagttaattttgaaaTGCAGATTaagtaactatttttatttggtaTTTCTCTTTGGGGCTCTGAATATGATTCTGTAAATAAGgacatttaattgtttttttataaaatattttatttttaatagtttttttctaTCTATGATATGTTAATGTTAGTTAACTTTAAAAGGTGTTTTTTACagcaacttttattttaaagttataaataattatatttgcaATCAAATGACTTGATATTTAAAGGTTATCTATTAACTTTTTGTCATTTggaaaaatttacaaatattatataagGGATTAACAActtcaacttttatatatataaaacaaatattattttcccCATGACTATTCTTTAACACTatctttgtttttgtctttatcaaattttgcttttaaaacaTTAATCTTTGTTACAAACaatattcttcttttatctttccaACGGTCTGAAAACAAATTATTCTTCTTTGATGATTCTTAGTTACTATagtcaaaaaatataatttagcaaataaccaaaattattctaaaataataaatttttagaatataattaattagactttttgtaataaaaatataattaacgtaaattctagtttttattataaattcatgAGTGTTCGTGGTAGAATGCGAAACTGACTATTAacattgtaaatatattttttattatataatatcggaccatttaaaaaatatataagtataaatattttgtgtaaaatttgatttttatatattcatattagaTAAACTTTCATTTGCATCGAATATATCGATAGATTCCGACCATTCCAACGTGCCTCCGTCCCTGCTTGAAAGTGACTTCGAGCATATGAGCTTTTCTTTTGGAAATTTCTATAAATACACCTATCTACTACATGAGGttaagttaatatatatatatatatatatatatatatatatatatatatataagagataaaacatataaatttatcaAGCTTGAAACTCATAAACTTATTACTTAGATAAATTCTAATTGGGTGCattaaaaagaatcaaaatcatcTAAACCACGTTCTTTCTCCCTCTTTGCTAAAATGCTGCTGAAAAAACTCCAAAATATCACTATGCAACTCCCATCACACCACCGTGCCTCATCGGCAGCCAGCAACACTACCTAACGGCTCTTATTATTACTTAGATAGATATTTGCtacaattaagagaaaaaataataataataagttcaccccaaaatcaaacaacaattaagagataaataataagatatcagggaaaaagaaaaaacagtaaagagaaaaaataataaatataataaataatgcgATAAAAATTATCAATGTTGATTTCATCGCGAAGTCAATTGTGACAAGagataagaagataaaataataaataatatgattattgttgtgataaaaagaaaaaaaaattgaaatgagatataaaaaagagattaatatttgaaataataacaggataaaattaaaatagtatcaaatgaattgaagaaaaagaagtttacatttataaatatgattattactgtgatagaaagaaaaaaaaaaaagaatacactacacacaaacacacaaacactagtacaaaaaatattttttacgacGTTGCTTTTATGCCGGttgataaaaatttgatttagaaaaaatataatggtatatatatatatattatttttgtttatttattttttattatatcatgtgaTTTATTGGTATAACTAGAAGGATTTAGGACTTATATTTAACACTCAACAAATCTTCATTTCagtgtaaaataatatttttaggatttacataaaaaaatggaattaaataggataaaattcacaattttacatttaactttaattaaaaaatttgatctcaattagtttttatttcctCTCTAACCAAGGAAGCCTTAGTTAGAACTCCCCCAAGTTGAGAATGAAACTAAAACCTAAATGCCGAATCACACATATATGACTTATTTTACCAACgtacttttctctctttccttcttAAAGTTTTAATTAAAGATTGGAGTCCACCACCTTTCCCTAATCTTCTATAAGAGGACAAATCCAGATACGAGGAGGATACGATACAGATCACCGACACCCCCCACAACAAaagcttttgtttttttgattTACGATGGCCATGCTTGTTTATGAGGCTGTAATAGTTACAGCAGTCCTCTGCATGCTATACTTCCTACATCGGAAACGATGTTGCAGACACCCTCTCTTCCCTGACTACCCCATCATCGGCATGCTACCACCAGTTCTCTGCAATTTGTGGCGCGCCCATGATTTAATATCCGATGTATTGAAACAACATGGGGGCACTGGTGAGTTCACTGGACCTTGGTTCACCATCATGAACTGTTTGATCTCTAGTGACCCCATCAACGTGCACCACGTCATGAGCAAGAATTTCCACAACTACGTCAAGGGACCCGTCTTCCGTGACATTTTTCAAGCCTTCGGAGACGGGATTTTCACCGCTGATTCCGAGGCCTGGAAATACAACAGGGATCTCTTCCATTCTCTCTTTAAAAACAGAAGCTTCGAGTTTTTTCTGGAGAAAACCATTCAGAATAAGGTGCAGAATAGCCTCCTTCCAATGTTGGATCATATGCACCAACAAAGGAAGGTGGTGGATCTTCAAGATGTCTTCGGTCGCTTCACTTTCGATAACATATGTTCTTTAGTTCTTGGATATGACCCCAATTGCCTCTCCGTTGATATTCCTGAAGTTGCAATTGAGAAGGCTTTTAACGAAGCAGAAGAGTCCATATTCTACAGACATACAGTGCCAAAGTGTGTTTGGAAGCTGCAGAAATGGCTTCAAATTGGTCAAGAGAAGAAGATGACAGAAGCATGTAAAACACTTGATCAATTCATACATGCATGCATAGCTTCCAAGAGGGTAGAGCTAAGCAACGACAATGAAATGGGTGAAGCTCATCATGTTGACTTGATAACAGCTTTGAtgagagaaaaacaaacacacGACGATAGATTTATACGAGACGCTGTGTTTAATCTTTTTGTGGCTGGAAGAGATACCATAACTTCAGCTCTCACGTGGTTCTTTTGGCTTGTTGCCACAAACCCCTTAGTGGAAGCCAAGATTCTTGAAGAGATCAAAGAAAAGTTAGAAACCAATGAAAAGACGCTTGGGGTTTTAAGTGTAGAGAAGGTTAAAAAGCTAGTTTATCTGCATGGTGCTATATGCGAAACATTGAGGCTCTTTCCTCCTATACCTTTTGAGCGCAAGCTAGCAATTAAAGCTGACATGCTTCCTAGTGGTCATCGTGTTAATCCAAGAAcaatgatattaatttctttgtaTGCGATGGGAAGACTTGAAGAAACATGGGGAAAAGATTGTTTGGAGTTCAAACCAGAGAGATGGATCTCAGAGAAAGGAGGTATTGTCTATGTGCCATCTTACAAATTCATAGCTTTTAATGCAGGACCTAGGACTTGCTTGGGCAAAGACTTGTCCTTCATTCAAATGAAGATGGTGGCAGCTGCTATTTTATACAAGTATCATGTCCAAGTGGTGGAAGATTATGTTGCTACTCCAAGCCTTTCCATTGTTCTTCTCATAAAGGATGGTTTGAAGGTAATGAtaacaaaaagagaaatttaatatgGCGTGGGAATTCCGATCTCAGAAATAGTACAAAAACGTGCAAATATAATTTGTCACGTGGCTGCATACTTTATGATGTATAATTTGAAGCATTtggtttgaaaaaataaataagaaataatcctttattttttttttggtacaaataGAAAATAATCCTTTCTTGTTTCAATAACTATATATTATAACACCAACATTCATtagtacaaataaattaaacttaagatgctttaaataaattaaagtctCAAGCTTGCGGCTGATTAAAAAACACATAACTAGGAGTGGAAATCATATTAAAAGTTTGATATATATTTGTTGTTGACAAATAGAGAATAGAGGATAGTACACACTAATATTACAATAATAGGAAAATGGAATAATTCATGTACCAAATAAATGATAACTCATATTTGATGTGAAAAATATGTTACCCAAACTGTCGAGCTTGTAAATCAACATATGATATTTTAACTTAATCAAGTGAATTTAAGTTTAATataattgtgttaaatattttgataaagaattttgatagttataatagttataatgtgatttttatataaaaataataaaaatcattagTCAATTtgggtaaagaaagaagaaaagaaatagaggtTACAAGTTTAAATTCTCCAAAACGAATATTTCAAACAaaacttataataaattaacattggttaataaaaaaattattaatcaacaCTAAGGGTAAAGAAAGGGTGTGTTGGGATCTATTTACCCTTGTCCTTGCGTGATCCGAAACTTTGATCAAGCTAATAATTCAAAGTCAAACCCAACTTGATCAAGACCAAAATATAAGGGATAAGACTGGATCAATGTGCAAAAGATATTGAATTGGCTACAACCTGGCCTGTGGCATTTACTGGAACAACAGATACAGGTACCCAATCGAAGGTATAAATgagctaatttttaatttgttgaattCTCTTCCTATGGAATCACGAGATACTTTTGCAATTACTCTCCACTGTATATGGAAAGCCTAAACAGTAAAATTTGGGATGAAGTTAATTCTCCTTCACATGTAGCGGTTTCTACACAAGCTTGCAATACTTCAATAGATGGAAATACATTCGTCAAGCAGCACGAACTCAACACACATGCATCGTGCATTTCCGCAGACAACAAACTGGGAACCACCTCAACCAGGTTTCATCGAATGTGCTAAGGAAGGCCAGTGTTTTGATGTGGGGGTGTGGTTCTGCGTGATCACAATGGAACATTCATTAAGGCACAAACTGTTCTTCAACCTGGACTTTAAGATCCCAAAGAAGCCCAGTTGTGGGGATCGGACTATATAAATTTCTGATGTGGGTCAGCTAGCTCTCTTGGTATCCATAACATCATTTGCAAAgtaattcaatatattttttgtctctctaatttgagtttttcttttcatttttattcttaaaaaaaaattcttcattttattccttataaaatatgtttgttttatttttcatccttaaaatgttttaaataataacaaaataaatactatttaaagtgttttaagtatggaaaataaaataaacatattttacattaatatcATTTTGTGAAATTGTTGATCTTATTTTGTCAAATTGTAAAAGGTACTTTGTAATTTTTCAAATCCAATGATAAATGAGGTGAATCAGATATAATTAAAGTGAATGAGAtgattatgaataaataaaaaagataaaaaaagtctCACATTCGATTTCCTCTATTAATAAAACTagcattaatattataataaactaatatttattgattaaaaaatatttcttcatatatccattatattattatatatgaatgaaattatgttattatatatggatgaaatgaaataacttactttctctataaaaaaaatgtactgcTGAAGTGTTTATTGTTGTTTCTCATTTTGTTCTTGAATAATATGTACAAATTTaagcacaacttaattttaaaaacacttatttaatatttttatatattttttattttcctttatattatattatattatattatttattatatctaGTAATTTATATATGGACACTTACACATTATAAACAcatatttaatcttattttgtcAAATTGTAAACAGtacttatatagtttttcaaatTCAATGATAAATAAGGTGAACTACATATAAGGTGAATGagataattaagaattaaagaaaaaaagatgaaaaaagtcTTACATTCGATTCCCtttactaataaaattaacttcaatatcataacaaattaatatttattaataaaaaaatattttttcatgtatccattatgttattatatatgaatgaaatgaaataacttactttctctataaaaaaaaatgtactgcTGAAGTGTTTATTGGTGTTTCTCATTTTGTTCTTGAATAATATGTACTGATTTATGGACAACTTAATTTTACAAacacttatttaatattttctaattttctttatatcatattatattatttattatatttagtatttttctttcttatatttCTTTCTAAGAGATACGGTGTCCCAAAACATTTCGAGTAATGTATATATGAACACTTACACATTATAAGCACATATTtgatacttttttctttatatttttcttttcatcaaatTATATCTAAGCAATGTGACAGATCCAAAAATTTCTTTCAATGTGggcaaaatataatttagaatttttttcataGAAAGTAGAGTAAATAACCAATTAAGTTCCTAAATTTGTATCATGCAATCATTTTTTCCCTTacctacaattaaaaaaaactcaaataagtcgctatttttttttaagattccaTTTAAGTCCTTGaaattaatccttttttttcatttagtcCCTAGTTTAGgaacttaattaataataataataataataataatataagtttAGGAACAAAACTGAGCAAAAGAGATTAACTTTAGAAACTTACATGTacaaatatctaaatttcatatttttagatACTTTTTCAGATCTATTGTAGATACTAAGTAgtagtaaaaaaattgtatcattTTTCATGATATTATGCATGGGTCAGATATATTATGGCGAATTCGTCAGATTTCATTGTGTCTTCCACAATAGAATCTGATAAGTGAGATATGGAATCTGGTAAGTGAGATTCTGGGTAATTGTTTACATAATCTTCTTCTGTCCGAAGAAATTATTCATCGAAATAATAAGTTACTATTAATATCGACACATCTGAGATCGCTAAATGTTCAGGAGTTCTTCTATTCAATCCTTTTCCTTCTCCTTGTTGCTGGATATCTCGTTTGTACACATCTTCTCTTTGTTTCTCGAGTCTATAGTGAGTTACAGAGTTCGAAAAGGTAAAATCTTTGATGATTCCATCATACATGATTGAGTTGCAAAAACTTCTGGATAGGTATCCTACATCTGAATTGAATTCTTTCTGGTTAAAGAATCTCTTTTTAGTTGCTCTGGAACAATTAGGAGATTCTCTAGAAGAAATACGGAGTTTTGCTTTTGATGGCAACATGCTATGGGGTTCCAACAGTGATCTCTTCCATTCCCTCTTTAAGCAGAAAAGCTTCGAGGCGTTTCTAGAGAAAACCATTCTCAATAAGGTGCAAAATAGCCTCCTTCCAATGTTGGATCATCTACAGAAACAAGGGAGCCAGGTGGATCTTCAAGATGTCTTCAATCGCTTCACTTTCGATAACATATGTTCTTTAGTTCTTGGAAATGACCCTAATTGCCTTTCCATTGATTTTCCTGAAGTTGCAATTGAGAAGGCTTTTAATGAAGCCGAAGAGTCCATATTCTTCAGACACATAACGCCAAAGTGTGTTTGGAAGCTGCAGAAATGGCTTCAAATTGgtcaagagaaaaagatcaCGGAAGCGTGCAAAACATTTGATCGATTCATACATGCACGTATAGCATCTAAGATGAAAAGGGTGAAGGTCATCATGTGGACTTGCTAACAGCTTTGATGAGAGAAGGAAAGGGACATGACGATAGATTTCTAAGGGATGCCGTGTTTAATCTTTTTGTGGCTAGGAGAGATACCATAACTTCAGCTCTCACGTGGTTCTTTTGGCTTGTTGTGACAAACCACTTAGTGGAAAAAAAGATTCTTGGGGAGATGAAAGAGAAGTTTGGGACCAATGAAAAGTCATCACTAGGGGTATTCAGTGTGGAGGAAGTGAAAAAGCTAGTTTGTCTGCATGGTGCTTTATGTGAAGCATTGAGGCTCTTTCCTCCTATACCTTTTGAGCGCAAGCAAGCAATCAAAACCGACATGCTTCCTAGTGGTCATCGAGTTAATCCCAAAACaatgatattattttctttgCATTCAATGGGAAGATTTGAAGAAATATGGGGAGAAGATTGTTTGGAGTTTAAGCCAGAGAGATGGATATAGATCTCACAGAAAGGAGGTATTTTTTACGTACCATCTTACAAATTTATTGCTTTTAATGCAGGACCCAGGACTTGTTTGGGCAAAGACTCATCCTTCATTCAAATGAAGATGGTGACAACTGCTATTTTGCACAAGTATCGATCGTATCCAAGTGGTGGAGGGTTTTGTTGCTACTCCAAGCCTTTCAATTGTTCTTCTTATGAAGGATGGTTTATAAAGGTACAGATAACAAAAAAGGAATTTTAATTTGACGTGAGAATTTCACTCTCCAAAAGTACAAAAACATGTACAAGATAGAGTGTCATTTATATCTGTTAAACCTAATGATGTATTCATTCTTATTTGTTCGTGTTTCCATTTCTTTATGGTGTATTGATCTGTATCATGTATATATCTTTCCTTGTCTTTTTGTATGACAGTGTTAGATTTTATATTAGGGTTCTCTATCATGTAATTTGTTTATGAATAAAGTTTTTGCTTATAAAACAAACCTAAAGATGTATAAGATGAATTTggattcataaaataattaggaaatactcttttgttgttttaataagtattttttttatcgaataTTGTTTCAATAAGTATATCATGAAAGTCCTCCAtctatctgttttttttttaattttgattactaaaatttgtcattgatattttggaaaaaaatcccataattaataaatattgagTTAGAATAAGTAAGAGTGATC is a window encoding:
- the LOC100781164 gene encoding LOW QUALITY PROTEIN: noroxomaritidine synthase (The sequence of the model RefSeq protein was modified relative to this genomic sequence to represent the inferred CDS: inserted 1 base in 1 codon; deleted 1 base in 1 codon; substituted 1 base at 1 genomic stop codon) codes for the protein MIPSYMIELQKLLDRYPTSELNSFWLKNLFLVALEQLGDSLEEIRSFAFDGNMLWGSNSDLFHSLFKQKSFEAFLEKTILNKVQNSLLPMLDHLQKQGSQVDLQDVFNRFTFDNICSLVLGNDPNCLSIDFPEVAIEKAFNEAEESIFFRHITPKCVWKLQKWLQIGQEKKITEACKTFDRFIHARIASKMKXGEGHHVDLLTALMREGKGHDDRFLRDAVFNLFVARRDTITSALTWFFWLVVTNHLVEKKILGEMKEKFGTNEKSSLGVFSVEEVKKLVCLHGALCEALRLFPPIPFERKQAIKTDMLPSGHRVNPKTMILFSLHSMGRFEEIWGEDCLEFKPERWIXISQKGGIFYVPSYKFIAFNAGPRTCLGKDSSFIQMKMVTTAILHKYDRIQVVEGFVATPSLSIVLLMKDGL
- the LOC100781709 gene encoding alkane hydroxylase MAH1, translating into MAMLVYEAVIVTAVLCMLYFLHRKRCCRHPLFPDYPIIGMLPPVLCNLWRAHDLISDVLKQHGGTGEFTGPWFTIMNCLISSDPINVHHVMSKNFHNYVKGPVFRDIFQAFGDGIFTADSEAWKYNRDLFHSLFKNRSFEFFLEKTIQNKVQNSLLPMLDHMHQQRKVVDLQDVFGRFTFDNICSLVLGYDPNCLSVDIPEVAIEKAFNEAEESIFYRHTVPKCVWKLQKWLQIGQEKKMTEACKTLDQFIHACIASKRVELSNDNEMGEAHHVDLITALMREKQTHDDRFIRDAVFNLFVAGRDTITSALTWFFWLVATNPLVEAKILEEIKEKLETNEKTLGVLSVEKVKKLVYLHGAICETLRLFPPIPFERKLAIKADMLPSGHRVNPRTMILISLYAMGRLEETWGKDCLEFKPERWISEKGGIVYVPSYKFIAFNAGPRTCLGKDLSFIQMKMVAAAILYKYHVQVVEDYVATPSLSIVLLIKDGLKVMITKREI